CATCTGTTAAACAACTTGAAAGCGCCATCTTATGCTTCTTAGAGTAGACTTGATCTGCATGCCAAACACTATCTCCCACAAAGAACAAGCGCTTCTCTCTAGAGACTCTTACTAAAATACCGATAGATCCCTTACTATGACCATATAAAGGAAGAAGAATTACCGACCCATCACCAAAGAGATCCTTAAATTTAGCAAATGGCCCAAACTCTTGATCACTCCAATCTACAAAACTCCACTTAAGCTTTGGATCATCGTACTGCTCACTTAAGAACGCATGCTTAGCCCTATTTTTTGAAAATGCTCCTTCATGTTCATTCTTGTCCACTATCACTTTACTATCAAGAAACTCTTCTAGGGCGCTCGTATGATCCCAGTGCATATGAGTGAGAATAACTCCCTTTGGTTGCTCACGATAGGTCTTTTTTATATTTAAGGTTTGCTCATAACTAAAGAATATTTTAGCCCAAAAAGGCATCTTAGAGAATTGCTTCTCAATCTCTGAACCTAATCCAGTATCAATTAGATATTCTCCAGATGGATGCCGAATCACAAAAGCGTTATGAGTTGAGCGATGGGACTTGGACCACTTTCCTTTTTCATAGACCAATGCTTCTGGGCTCTCATTAAAACCGGTATCAATTCTAGAAACGCTTACAAAAACTTCTCCGCTCATTGGAAGAGTAAAATTTTTTGCAGATAAGTTATTTATTAGTAAGAAAAGAAATATTATTTTTTTCACAAGCTCTCCTGATGTAGTAGGCTTATTATAAACGATTTAAATAAAAAACTAGATTACCAAAAGGTTACTTACAAAAATGCCTCTAACAAAAGAACAATTAGATATAAGCACTCGTAATATATACACAGCTCTTGATGTACTTGGAGGAAAGTGGAAAATTAAGATCTTAGGACAGGTCTACTTCCATAAGAAACTTCGATTTAACGATCTTATAAAAGCAATTCCAGGAATTTCCAACAAGGTTTTAAGCCAGCAATTAAAAGAGCTTGAAAGAGACGGCATCGTTCTAAAAGAAGAATCTCAAGATGAGAGTAAAATTGTTTTCTACATGCTATCAAAGAAAGGAAATAGTATTAATCCAATACTGACTGCTCTTTGCAATTGGGCAGGAGACAACTACTATTAATTTCCAGCTGTCACCATTGATTGATAAAGATGGTACCAAAAGTAAATAACAATAATAAGGAGCGAGAGCTTAATAATAATGCGCTTCTTATTTAAAGGACGCTTACTCATTCCCAAGGCCCCGATCCCATACGAACAACCTCTACTTCACCCTCAACACTTAAATTAACAATTGTTGAAGCACCAACAAACTCATACTCTCCAGGGTCAATTATCATATCGAGAGGACCACGAAAAGTTTCCTCAATTTGATAACTATAAAACTCCTCATTCTCACTTAAGCCAAGAAGTTCAGAGGTAATATGCGTCGAGAGAAGTACATCACCATGAGCCTTTATTAAGTTCTGAGAAAGGAGATCAGGACAGAATCTCACTCCGACCTCTTTATCAGACTTATTTGCCTGAACGGCCCTTGTAATTTTTTTCTTTGCTTCAAAAATAAATGTATAGTGCCCAGGGATCTTCTTTCTGATCATCTTAAAGGCACTATCATGAATATAAGCAACCTCTACAGCTCTCGAAATAGTATCGCAAATTAAACTATAGTGCTTTAATGGACCTTCATTCTTTATTCTATAAAGTTTCTCAAGTCCCTTCTTATTAAAAGGATCACAAACAATTAACCAATTCGTATCGGTAGGATAACAAACGAGCCCCCCCTCTTTTAAGATCTGGCTCGCTTTAGCTAAAACTCTATCGTCTGGACTTTGAGCTACTACATATTCAATCATTATCTACCTTTAAGATGCTTTAAAAATTCCGAATCAGAAGAAATGATAAAGTTAGTCTTTTCTTTCAGAGATGATTGGTAAACTTCCATAGATTTAATAAACTCATAGAACTTAGGGCCTTTATTGAAAGCCTTCGCATAAATCGCTGACGCCTTCGCCTCTCCTTCCCCGCGAATCTTCTGTGCTTTTCTATAAGCTTCAGATTGAATTCTTCTAAGATCTCTCTGCAGTCGACCTTCAATCTTTGCTTTTTCACCAGATCCAATCGATCTAATTTTCTGTGCAATTCTCTGTCTTTCAGAAATCATTCTCTCATAAACCTTCTTCTCTACAGATTGTTCATAAGAAATTCTTCTAAGCTGTACATCAATTAGCTCAATACCAAAGGCCTTAAGTTCTTCATCGGCCTTTTCAACAATGAGTTGGCTAAGTTGTTCACGCCCTGTTGAAATTTTTTCGATTTCTCCAGTAACACCTTCTTCAACGTAGTTTTCACCATTCTTTACTTTTTCAGCAATTTCTTCTTTTTCTTTTTTAATTCTATCTGTAATCGAATTTGTGTTTCTAACCGCTTCTACTAAATTATGAGAAGAGATAATATTTCTAGTTGCTGAATCAAGTATTGTATCCAACCTCGCTTTCGCTCCAGATGTATTTCTTACAGTTTGAATAAACTTAAGAGCATCAGTAATTCTATAACGAGCAGTCGTATCAACTTTAATAAACTTCTTATCCTTAGTAGGTATTTGATTAGGCATTCCATCCCAAGAAAGAATTCTCTTATCAACATATCGAACTTCTTGAACAAAAGGTTTTTTCCAATGAAGGCCAGCTTTCGTCTTTGGTTTCCCAACCGGTTTACCAAATTCCGTAATAATCGCCTGTCTTCCTTCATTTAAAATAAAGAGAGAAGACTTACCAACTACAAATATTCCAAAAACAACAATAACAAGTGGTACTAATATTTTATTATTCATTACTTACTCCCTCCCAAAGATTTATTAAAAACAGGAAGAAGTCCTTTAATTTCAGGATCGACAACAGTTATGTTTTCAAATTTCTTAAAAATTGTAGACATCGTTTCAAGGTAAATTCTCTTTCTCGTAACCTGTGGCGCTCTCTTATACTCTTTAAAGATTGCTTCAAATTTCTCAGCGTCTCCCATAGATCTATTAACCTGTGCACTGGCATAACCTTCAGCTTCACTAACCAGCTTCTGGGCCTTCCCTCTGGCTTCAGGAATGATCTTATTATATTCACCCTCTGCCTGATTAATAGATTTCTCCTGCTCTTGTTTGGCCTCATTGACTTCATTAAAAGAAGGCTTCACCACTTCAGGAGGATTCACATCTTGAAGCTTAACCGTAACAATTCGAACACCCATATCATACTTATTTAAAACTTCTTGCATGAGTACAAGTGCTCTCGTTTCAATTTCCATCTTACCAGTTGTTAAGATATCAGTAACAGACCTATCCCCAACAACTCTTCTCATAATTGATTCAGAGACATCTCTAATATTTGTTTCAGGAGAAGACGTTTGAAAGAGATACTTAAATGGGTCTGCAATTTGAAACTGAACGGCCCATTCTACATCTGCAACATTTAAGTCACCCGTAAGCATTAAAGATTCGTACTTAAAACTATTTGAAGAATAAGTTGTTCTTCTTGTGTTTGTATCTTTTGTTCTAAAACCAAACTCTGCTTGAAGAACTCTCTTTGTCTTAACTTTAATAACTTGATCAACACCCATTGGAACTTTAAAGTGAAGTCCTGGCGAATTTGTCGTTAAATACTTTCCGAATCTAATTACCACAGCCTCTTCATCCGGCTCTACTGTATAGAAAGATGTAAAACCTCCAATTGCAATCAAGATGACCACAATTAATGGCCCAAGAAACTTAGCTCCATTTTTAAATTCATTCTTCATTCGATCAATATCGTTCATGAAGTCATTAGGGTTATTTCCATTATTAAAGGACATTGCCTCTCCTTAAGTTGCTTCAATTTCGATCATTAGAACACCTTGATCTAATGCATCTCCTTCTGAAACGTGAATTTCTTTTACGACACCATTCACTCCACATTTAATTTCATTTTCCATTTTCATGGCCTCTAAAATAATGAGAGTTTGTCCTGCTTCAACTGTTTCTCCAACAGAAGTCATAATTTTTACAATTTTCCCAGGCATTTGTGTAAGAAGCTCTCCCTCGTTACCGCCACTCAGCCCCGAAGGTTTGTAACCCCTGTAAACATTAAAGACTCTATCAATATTCAACATTCTAGATGGAAGATCCTGTCTAGAAACTTTTGACCACCTCTTATTGTCTTCAGAAACAAAGTACTGTCCACAAAGTTGCCTTACAAAGATTGTCTTCTTATCTTTTAATTCATTATCTTCAATTGTGGAAAAATCAAATTCAACAAGTTCACTAGAGTGAACTTTTGTTCTTGTTAAATCCACAATTACTTCATTCTTATCTTCATCTATAAGATATGTTCTCATGATTACATCCCCATCCTTCTAGCTTCCACAGCTGCAAGCATTTTATAGAATCTCATATGGTTCAAATCCGTCGATACTTTTTCGTTTGGATTTTCAACTTTAATAAAGTCAGTCGAATACTTCCCATCAATAAAGTTCTTATTATCCATTATAACTTTAAGCAATGGCTTATTCGTCTTAAGTCCTTCGATAAATAATCCATTAAGCGCTGCTTTCATTTTTCTAACCGCAACATCGCGGATAATTCCCTTGGAAACTAACTTACCGACCATTGGGTCGAAGTCAGGAGTTACATTCAATCCTTTATAAAGACAGTGATCAAAACGAATCCCCTGAGGAAAGTTTGTTTCAAAACCAGTAACAAGTCCCGGAGCTGGTAACATTGTAATTGGGTCTTCCGCGCAAATACGACATTCTATTGCGTGTCCTGATCTTTTAATAAAATCTTGACCAGGAAATCCCAGATCATCTCCAAGTGCAGATTGAATCATACAAACAATTAAATCAATTCCTGTAATCTCTTCAGTAATTGGATGCTCTACTTGGATACGAGTATTCATTTCTAAGAAATAAAAGCTCTTATCTTCTCCCATAATAAACTCAACAGTTCCTGCTGAATCATAATTCACGGCCTTTGCGAGCTTAACAGCTGTATTACAAACGTCTTGCCTCAACTCTTCATCATCACCAATAAATGGTGAAGGAGCTTCTTCAATTATCTTTTGATGACGTCTTTGGATTGAACATTCCCTCTCAAAAAAGTGATAAACATTTCCCTTCTTGTCAGCAAGGATCTGCACTTCAATATGCCTTGGATTAACAATTAGTTTTTCAACTAAGAGATCACCATTATTAAAGGCAGCAAGAGACTCTCTTCCAACGGCTTCAAAGTTCGCACGAACTTCTTCCTCATTAGCGCAGGCCCTCATTCCTCTACCACCACCTCCAGCAACGGCCTTTAGTAGTACAGGGTAACCAATCTTGGCAGATACAGTAACAGCTTCCTCGACAGTCTCAACAGCCTTATCCGTTCCAGGCACTGTAGGAATACCAATCTTATTTGCAAGTTGTTTTGAAGTTGCCTTATCACCCATCACTTGGATACATTCAACATTTGGACCAATGAAAGTAATTCCCTCACTCTCCATACGTCTCGCAAAGTCTGCATTCTCAGATAAGAATCCATAACCTGGATGAACAGCATCAACATTATTTTCTTTAATTACTTTTACTAAGTTTTCTACATTTAAATAAGTCTCAGCATTTGTATTTCCTTTTAGATGTACCCACTCATCACAAAACTGAAGATGAGTTGCATGAACTTCATTATCTGTCCAAATTCCAATTGCCGTATGACCCAGCTCTCTACAAGCTTTCGCAATTCGAGAGGCGATTTCCCCGCGGTTCGTAATTAAAATTCTTCTACTTTGGTTTTCTGGTTGTCTAATCATAATTGAATATTCCCGTGTTTTCTTTTTGGGTTTTCAACAACTTTATTCTTAAGAACAACAAGGTATTCATAAACTCTCTGTCTTGTTTCTTCTGGAAGAATAATAGAATCTACATAACCTCTCTCTGCTGCTCTATATGGATTCGCAAAGCGGTCTTCATAATTTCTAACAAGCTCAGCTTTTTTCTCATCAAAAGCTTTTCCCTCAAGTCCAGTTAATTCATTTCTAAAAACGATATTAACTGCACCATCAGCCCCCATGACTGCAATCTCTGCTGTAGGATAAGCTAGATTTACATCTGATCTAATATGTTTTGAAGCCATCACATCATATGCACCACCGTAAGCCTTACGTGTAATTAACGTAATCATTGGAACAGTCGCATCTGCGTAAGCGTATAATAACTTTGATCCATGCTTAATAATCCCACCATACTCTTGAACTGTACCTGGCAAGAATCCTGGAACATCAACAAGTGTTAAGATTGGAATATCAAATGAATCACAAAAGCGAATAAACCTTGCGGCCTTACATGAAGAATCAATATCTAGAACACCTGCAAGAATTTGTGGTTGATTCGCAACGATACCAATTTTAATTCCACCGATTGAAGCAAAGCCTACAATTATATTCTTTGCCCATCCCTTATGAACTTCTAAGAAGTGTGAATCATCAACGATATCAAGAATAATTTCATTCATATCATATGGTTTTTTTGGATTCGCAGGCACTAACTCTTTAAGCTTTGTATTATCTCTATTCACTGGATCAGAAGTGTACTTCGGAGAAGGCTTCGTATAACAAGCCGCTGGTAAATAAGAAAGAAGCTCTCTCACTCTTTCAAAACACTCATCTTCATCTTGGCTATTGAACTGAGCAACTCCAGAAGTTTCATTATGAGTAGCCGCACCACCTAATTCTTCTTTTGTAACTTCTTCATGAGTTACTGTCTTAATAACATCAGGACCGGTTACAAACATATAAGAAGTCTTATCAACCATGAAAATAAAGTCTGTAATAGCAGGAGAATAAACCGCTCCACCAGCACAAGGCCCCATGATAAGTGAAATCTGTGGAATTACTCCAGAGCATTTTACATTTCTATAAAAAATTTCAGCGTAGCCACCAAGAGCATCTACACCTTCTTGAATTCTTGCTCCACCAGAATCATTCATTCCAATGATTGGAATTCTATTAGCAAGAGCGAAGTCCATTATTTTACAAATTTTCTTAGCGTGATACTCTCCAAGAGCTCCACCCCAACAAGTAAAATCCTGCGAATAAAGAGCTACCTTCTGCCCGTTAATTTCAGCAATACCTGTAACAACACCGTCACCAAGGTATTCATTCTTCTCCATTCCAAAGTCTTTACAACGATGTGTAACAAACTTATCGAATTCGATAAAAGTTCCTGGGTCGATTAATCTCTCGATTCTTTCGCGCGCAGTATATTTTCCTTGAGCATGTTGCTTTTCGATTCTTGCAGCTCCACCACCAAGGTCTGATTGTGTTCTTTTTTCTAGCAATAGAGAACGTTTTTCTTCTAAAACGGTATCCATAAATCCTCCTAAAAATTGAGGCCACATCATACCGTTTTGCTCCAAAAAGAGCTATCAACTCGCGTCAATTAACGCTTATCAACAAAGTCTTCTAATTTTTTAGTTTTACGAAAGGAAAAAAGAAAAAGCCTCCAAAAATGGAGGCCTCTTCAACATATATATTTTTTATTACTATTTATTAACTTTCAGCGATTTCTTACTCGCCCGCGGCCTTCTTTCTCTTATCAAGGTCATACTTATCAACCTTCATAATCAGCGATGCTCTTGAAACTCCAAGCTCCTTAGAAAGCTTTGATTTATTATAATTACATCTCTTAAGACCTTCTTTAATCATCATCGCTTCTAACTCTTCTAGCGCTTCTTTGAGAGATCCATTCGTATTAATCCCTCTTGATACTGCTACTGGCTTATCACCAGACTCAAGAATTCTTGGGCTGAGAAGATCTGGAGTGATCATCTTATCCTCACCCGCCAGAACAACTAGTCTCTCGATCTCATTTTCTAGCTCTCTAACGTTACCAGGCCAATGATAATCAAGTAGAACCTCTAAACACTTCTTAGAGAATTGCTTCATAGCAATTCCAGACTCATCACATCTCTTCTTTAGGAAGTGATCCATTAGAATCGGAATATCTTCAGCTCTATCTTTAAGCGATGGAAGATTCACATTAATGACGTTAATTCTATAGTATAAATCTTCTCTAAACTCACCACTTGCCATCATTGCTTTTAAATCTTTATTAGTTGCCGCTAAAATTCTAACATCTGTCTTCTTAGGTGCGTGTGCCCCCACTGGAAGGTAGGTCCCTTCTTGAAGAACTCTTAGTAACTTTACCTGCATACTTAATGATGTATCTCCAATCTCATCGAGAAAGAGTGTTCCACCATTGGCGACTTCAAAAAGTCCCGCCTTATCTTTAATTGCTCCAGTAAATGAACCTTTCATATGACCAAATAATTCTGAATCTAAAAGATTATCATTAAAAGCTGAACAGTTTAGAGCAACAAATTGCTTCTCTTTTCTTGGAGAATAGAAGTGTATTGCCTTAGCAACAAGCTCCTTCCCCGTTCCATTACTACCTTGAATTAAAACTGACGACTCTGAAGAAGAGATTTTTTCTAGCAGTCTATAAATCTGCTGCATCCCTTTAGATTTACCAATCATCATATGATATCTATACTTATCTCCAAGCTCAGAGTTAAGTTCTTTAATTCTTGTCTCTCTCTTAGAGATCTCTGAATGAAATGTCTTAATTTCATCTGCTACAAGTTCTACTAATTCTTGTAGATACTCAATTTCTCTTGGAAATAATCTTCTAAGTCCATCAACTGCAGCACTTGCATCAGACTCATTCGCACCTTCCGAGATCATATGTTTTTTGATTTCTTCAACTTCTTCTTCAGTGATAGAACTTGAAACAAAAGGATAAGCAAAGACACTTCCTAAAACCTCTCCACCAATCTCAACTTTAGCTCCAACACCTTTTACATGCTTAAAGAAAGTATCAAACGACCTGGCCTTATCATCTTCTGACTCTAAAGCATCGGTCACTTTTTCAACATCTTGTCCCATATAGTTGTAACCATGACTCATTTGCATTTGAACTTTAAAGAAATGATTCTTAAATTCATAACCTTTATCAATATGACCACTTCTAATCTTGTAATGCATATCAGAGTAAATTTGTTCTACCCCAAACCACTTACTTAAAATCTCTTCTAATTTTGAGATTACATGAAGGTCGCTAATTTCTTGCCAGTTAATCATTTTCCTACTCCATTTCACTTTAATGTGAACTTTCACTTCACAATGGAAGCTTTACTGTCTAACTTTTCGGCAATAGATTTTTATTCTTTAGAATTTTTTGTTGATTTATTTGACATAGAAATACATGTAAATGACTGTTTTCACGTTATTTTGTCTAAAATTTTAATAGTTTGTATTTGTCTTACTGACCAAAGATTAGTCTTTTAACCCTTGGAGCAAATGCTTCAAGACCCCAAGACTGCGGGCCAATAAACTTCTTCAAATTTTTAAAATTCTTATCAAAGAGGTATGTTTCTGGAACCTTTACTGTTCCAAATAGGTTCATACTCT
The sequence above is a segment of the Halobacteriovorax sp. JY17 genome. Coding sequences within it:
- a CDS encoding MBL fold metallo-hydrolase; the protein is MKKIIFLFLLINNLSAKNFTLPMSGEVFVSVSRIDTGFNESPEALVYEKGKWSKSHRSTHNAFVIRHPSGEYLIDTGLGSEIEKQFSKMPFWAKIFFSYEQTLNIKKTYREQPKGVILTHMHWDHTSALEEFLDSKVIVDKNEHEGAFSKNRAKHAFLSEQYDDPKLKWSFVDWSDQEFGPFAKFKDLFGDGSVILLPLYGHSKGSIGILVRVSREKRLFFVGDSVWHADQVYSKKHKMALSSCLTDDDKEMTFKTIELLNSVWKNNKDIRILPAHHFEAIKFIPSYPQFL
- a CDS encoding helix-turn-helix domain-containing protein, encoding MPLTKEQLDISTRNIYTALDVLGGKWKIKILGQVYFHKKLRFNDLIKAIPGISNKVLSQQLKELERDGIVLKEESQDESKIVFYMLSKKGNSINPILTALCNWAGDNYY
- a CDS encoding L-threonylcarbamoyladenylate synthase; the encoded protein is MIEYVVAQSPDDRVLAKASQILKEGGLVCYPTDTNWLIVCDPFNKKGLEKLYRIKNEGPLKHYSLICDTISRAVEVAYIHDSAFKMIRKKIPGHYTFIFEAKKKITRAVQANKSDKEVGVRFCPDLLSQNLIKAHGDVLLSTHITSELLGLSENEEFYSYQIEETFRGPLDMIIDPGEYEFVGASTIVNLSVEGEVEVVRMGSGPWE
- the hflC gene encoding protease modulator HflC; translated protein: MNNKILVPLVIVVFGIFVVGKSSLFILNEGRQAIITEFGKPVGKPKTKAGLHWKKPFVQEVRYVDKRILSWDGMPNQIPTKDKKFIKVDTTARYRITDALKFIQTVRNTSGAKARLDTILDSATRNIISSHNLVEAVRNTNSITDRIKKEKEEIAEKVKNGENYVEEGVTGEIEKISTGREQLSQLIVEKADEELKAFGIELIDVQLRRISYEQSVEKKVYERMISERQRIAQKIRSIGSGEKAKIEGRLQRDLRRIQSEAYRKAQKIRGEGEAKASAIYAKAFNKGPKFYEFIKSMEVYQSSLKEKTNFIISSDSEFLKHLKGR
- the hflK gene encoding FtsH protease activity modulator HflK, which encodes MSFNNGNNPNDFMNDIDRMKNEFKNGAKFLGPLIVVILIAIGGFTSFYTVEPDEEAVVIRFGKYLTTNSPGLHFKVPMGVDQVIKVKTKRVLQAEFGFRTKDTNTRRTTYSSNSFKYESLMLTGDLNVADVEWAVQFQIADPFKYLFQTSSPETNIRDVSESIMRRVVGDRSVTDILTTGKMEIETRALVLMQEVLNKYDMGVRIVTVKLQDVNPPEVVKPSFNEVNEAKQEQEKSINQAEGEYNKIIPEARGKAQKLVSEAEGYASAQVNRSMGDAEKFEAIFKEYKRAPQVTRKRIYLETMSTIFKKFENITVVDPEIKGLLPVFNKSLGGSK
- a CDS encoding biotin/lipoyl-containing protein, whose amino-acid sequence is MRTYLIDEDKNEVIVDLTRTKVHSSELVEFDFSTIEDNELKDKKTIFVRQLCGQYFVSEDNKRWSKVSRQDLPSRMLNIDRVFNVYRGYKPSGLSGGNEGELLTQMPGKIVKIMTSVGETVEAGQTLIILEAMKMENEIKCGVNGVVKEIHVSEGDALDQGVLMIEIEAT
- a CDS encoding biotin carboxylase N-terminal domain-containing protein, whose product is MIRQPENQSRRILITNRGEIASRIAKACRELGHTAIGIWTDNEVHATHLQFCDEWVHLKGNTNAETYLNVENLVKVIKENNVDAVHPGYGFLSENADFARRMESEGITFIGPNVECIQVMGDKATSKQLANKIGIPTVPGTDKAVETVEEAVTVSAKIGYPVLLKAVAGGGGRGMRACANEEEVRANFEAVGRESLAAFNNGDLLVEKLIVNPRHIEVQILADKKGNVYHFFERECSIQRRHQKIIEEAPSPFIGDDEELRQDVCNTAVKLAKAVNYDSAGTVEFIMGEDKSFYFLEMNTRIQVEHPITEEITGIDLIVCMIQSALGDDLGFPGQDFIKRSGHAIECRICAEDPITMLPAPGLVTGFETNFPQGIRFDHCLYKGLNVTPDFDPMVGKLVSKGIIRDVAVRKMKAALNGLFIEGLKTNKPLLKVIMDNKNFIDGKYSTDFIKVENPNEKVSTDLNHMRFYKMLAAVEARRMGM
- a CDS encoding acyl-CoA carboxylase subunit beta translates to MDTVLEEKRSLLLEKRTQSDLGGGAARIEKQHAQGKYTARERIERLIDPGTFIEFDKFVTHRCKDFGMEKNEYLGDGVVTGIAEINGQKVALYSQDFTCWGGALGEYHAKKICKIMDFALANRIPIIGMNDSGGARIQEGVDALGGYAEIFYRNVKCSGVIPQISLIMGPCAGGAVYSPAITDFIFMVDKTSYMFVTGPDVIKTVTHEEVTKEELGGAATHNETSGVAQFNSQDEDECFERVRELLSYLPAACYTKPSPKYTSDPVNRDNTKLKELVPANPKKPYDMNEIILDIVDDSHFLEVHKGWAKNIIVGFASIGGIKIGIVANQPQILAGVLDIDSSCKAARFIRFCDSFDIPILTLVDVPGFLPGTVQEYGGIIKHGSKLLYAYADATVPMITLITRKAYGGAYDVMASKHIRSDVNLAYPTAEIAVMGADGAVNIVFRNELTGLEGKAFDEKKAELVRNYEDRFANPYRAAERGYVDSIILPEETRQRVYEYLVVLKNKVVENPKRKHGNIQL
- a CDS encoding sigma-54 dependent transcriptional regulator, translated to MINWQEISDLHVISKLEEILSKWFGVEQIYSDMHYKIRSGHIDKGYEFKNHFFKVQMQMSHGYNYMGQDVEKVTDALESEDDKARSFDTFFKHVKGVGAKVEIGGEVLGSVFAYPFVSSSITEEEVEEIKKHMISEGANESDASAAVDGLRRLFPREIEYLQELVELVADEIKTFHSEISKRETRIKELNSELGDKYRYHMMIGKSKGMQQIYRLLEKISSSESSVLIQGSNGTGKELVAKAIHFYSPRKEKQFVALNCSAFNDNLLDSELFGHMKGSFTGAIKDKAGLFEVANGGTLFLDEIGDTSLSMQVKLLRVLQEGTYLPVGAHAPKKTDVRILAATNKDLKAMMASGEFREDLYYRINVINVNLPSLKDRAEDIPILMDHFLKKRCDESGIAMKQFSKKCLEVLLDYHWPGNVRELENEIERLVVLAGEDKMITPDLLSPRILESGDKPVAVSRGINTNGSLKEALEELEAMMIKEGLKRCNYNKSKLSKELGVSRASLIMKVDKYDLDKRKKAAGE